The following proteins come from a genomic window of Oncorhynchus clarkii lewisi isolate Uvic-CL-2024 chromosome 23, UVic_Ocla_1.0, whole genome shotgun sequence:
- the LOC139381757 gene encoding opioid growth factor receptor-like protein 1, which yields MGNLMGSLRYKEPRSVEECDSTWESDSESDEQPGDEDSGISECVSRFETGRCGEQANMSPKVSPSDSKSSTKMKRSFYAAKDLYKYRHSYPNYKAPRLPNDYRNLRFYLNKIPLIPDGIFIEEILTKWRGNYDKLEHNHTYIQWLFPLREQGLNFYAQELTQEEIKEFQSTREAKRRFLLAYTLMLDFYGIKLLDKSGNVARASNWQERFQHLNESQHNYLRITRILKSLGELGFEAFKAPLVRLLLDEALCRGTLPNMLHSTLEYYVYTIRLRSHRRSLLRYARQHYQPANTFLWGPPARRRGAEAGPGGRVAEPTPERERRGGDPHRACSPLTKKDSVGGGCGGGDGKGTKGYTVSTKTLQEGVMERGRGDRGKYIETVPL from the exons ATGGGAAATCTGATGGGCAGTTTGCGCTACAAGGAGCCGAGATCTGTGGAGGAATGCGACTCGACATGGGAGTCAGACTCGGAAAGCGACGAGCAGCCGGGTGATGAGGACAGCGGGATATCGGAGTGTGTCAGCCGGTTTGAGACAGGGAGATGCGGCGAACAGGCGAACATGTCCCCGAAG GTTAGT CCCTCTGACTCTAAGTCCAGCACCAAGATGAAGAGGAGTTTTTATGCTGCAAAGGATCTTTACAAATATCGCCACAGCTACCCG aACTACAAGGCGCCCCGGCTACCTAATGACTACCGCAACCTCCGCTTCTACCTGAACAAGATCCCTCTAATACCAGAcg GTATCTTCATTGAGGAGATCCTGACCAAATGGAGAGGAAATTATGACAAACTGGAGCACAATCACACCTACATACAGTG GCTTTTCCCTCTGAGGGAGCAAGGGCTCAACTTCTATGCTCAAGAACTCACTCAGGAGGAGATCAAG GAATTCCAAAGCACTCGGGAGGCCAAGCGGCGATTTCTGCTGGCGTACACACTCATGCTGGATTTTTATGGGATCAAACTCCTGGATAAAAGTGGGAATGTCGCCCGAGCTTCCAACTGGCAAGAACGCTTTCAGCACCTCAATGA gtcCCAGCATAACTATCTGCGAATCACACGCATCCTCAAGTCTCTGGGTGAGCTGGGCTTTGAGGCCTTCAAGGCCCCCCTGGTGCGTCTGCTGCTGGACGAGGCTCTGTGCCGGGGCACCTTGCCCAACATGCTGCACAGCACCCTAGAGTATTACGTCTACACCATCCGCCTCCGCTCCCACCGCCGCAGCCTGCTCCGGTACGCCCGCCAGCACTACCAGCCGGCCAACACCTTCCTCTGGGGGCCCCCggccaggaggagaggagctgaggCAGGGCCAGGAGGCAGGGTGGCAGAACCCaccccagagagggagaggagaggaggagacccCCATAGGGCTTGTAGTCCACTTACGAAGAAGGACTCAGTGGGAGGGGGGTGTGGGGGAGGAGATGGGAAGGGAACCAAGGGCTATACCGTCTCCACCAAAACCCTCCaggagggggtgatggagagggGTAGGGGGGACAGGGGCAAGTACATTGAGACTGTTCCACTGTAG